The DNA sequence GCCGTGATAGTGTCACGGGAAGACGTTTCGTACTGCTTGCTCTACTGAATTGCTTCAAATATTTCTGGACACAGCGTGTAAATGGATCACTCCTCCCATTTTTAAAATCCCGTGACTCTCGCATAGGAAAAAATTCGTAAATCTTATCCCTTCTCATAGATATCTGATTTTTAGGTTGTACAATGTTCGAGAGATTCATAGGTGGGCGGAAGAAGAGTAATAATCCGTTTGACGAGTTTAACGATCCTTACTCAAAATTAATTCAGGCAATTGAGGATACACAATACTATATCAATAGAGGGAATACCTCCGCAGCCATTTCTGCATTTAAGAAAGCCGGAGAAAAATTTAGTGAAAGCTATGAGTTAATCACCGATCTTATAAACTATCAAATAGAAGACGGAGAGTTACAAATCGCATTAGACTCTCTGGTAAATATTCAGGATACATACAGTACTTATTATGATCTTGCGGAATACTTTTCCATCGATTTACGTGAATATAAGCAATTGATATTCGCATATCTCGAGATCCTCAAGGGCTTATTATTAATCGATATGGGGAAGCATCGGGTGGCGATAAAAGCGTTCGATAATGCTCTTGAACTTGATGATGGTAACAGTACCGCTTGGGTCTGGAAAGGCCAAGCATTACTCGCTTTGGAGAACTCCCAAGCGGCACTTGGCGCATTTGAAGCCGCATTAAGAACAGACTGGCATTCTGCCGATGCATGGGCCGGAAAGGGCGACGCTCTCTTAGCGCTTGAAAGAGCAGATGAAGCGATTGAAGCGTATAGCACGGCATTGGAACTGAACGACACAGAGGCCGAACTATATTTTAAGCAACTTGTATGTCTGATCGCACTTGAAAGATACGAAGATGCACTGAAATCTCTCAATGAGATCTTAAAATTCAATGAAGATAACGCTGTAGCGTGGTATACAAAGTACATTATTTTAGATCTACTCGGAGAGGAGCAGAGTTCGCTTATTGCACAGAATAAAGCTTTAAAGATCGATCCAAATGTTGTTAGCGATCCATTTATTGAAGAATTAAATAATGCCATCAATACGATCGAAGAGAATAGTGAGGACAGTCCTCAAACAGATACTGGTTATGGGTTCTCTGACGCCACTGTATCAAGTAGCAATACAGAAAGAACTCCCACATCAATAAATCCGTCTTCAGATGCCGCCGTACCAACAAATACCAGTGACTTAACTGTTGAAGAATCTAAAATTTCACCTAAACCAAAGAAACCTATCCCCTACAGGAAAGGTTCCGGCGAGAACATGGGTGAAGCTCCCAAAGGTTTTGCGTGTGTCGCCGGAATGGAAGAACTGAAGGAGAGATTAATACGGGATGTCATTCAGCCTCTCAAGAATCCCGAAAAATACAAGAAATTCAAAGTTTCCATTCCAAATGGGATTCTATTCTACGGCCCTCCTGGTTGTGGCAAGACCTTTATCGTCCGGAAACTGGCTGAAGAGCTCGGCTTCACTTTCATCGAAGTACACCACTCAAGCATTGGCTCCTCATACATGCATGGAACAGCGCAGAATATCGCAACCAAGTTTCAGGAAGCAATTGATCATGCGCCGACCATTCTCTTCTTCGATGAAATTGAAGGGATGGTTCCAAAACGGGAGAACCTTTCTTCTTCGGACAGTCACCGACAGGAAGAGATCAACGAATTCTTAACACAGCTGAATAACGCGAGTAAGCATAGCGTGCTGGTTATTGGTGCTACAAATCAACCCGATCTGATTGACTCCGCAATCATGCGTTCTGGCCGAATGGATAAACGCGTATACATCCCTCCGCCTGACCATGACGCAAGAAAAGCCCTCTTCAGGAATGGTTTAACTGACCGACCGTGCGCATCAGATATTGATCTGGATGAATTAGCACGGCTAACGGAAAACTATGCCAGTTCAGATATCGCCCTCATTGCCGAAGAGGCTGCTCGGGCTGCTGTCGATCTCGACCGCGATGAGATTGACATGGAAATACTCCTGTGGAAGGTTGAGGAGATCAAACCTTCGCTAGTAAAGTCACAGATAGCGAAGTATAGGCAATTTGAGCATCTTGAAAGGTGAATCTCAACTTTCGTAGGGGTATTTTGAGAAGAGATATGCTTCTCGATATATCTCAGCCAGCAGAGTGACACCTGCACGAATACCCTTTATACGTCATCGGGTAATGTATTATCACGAGCAGGGGTGCAATCTGATGAGAAGCCTGAATTACCGTATCCTCCTCCGGAAGGAGCCGGAAGGCGGGTATACCGTTATTGTGCCGACCCTTCCCGGCTGTGTCACCTTCGGAGAGACCGTCGATGAAGCTATTGCGATGGCACGGGAGGCCATTGAACTCTACATTGAGGGCATGCTAGCGAGAGGTGAGGAAATCCCCACCGAGGAAGGACTGCTGGAATACACCCTCACCGTCGAAGCCCATGCCTAAACTTCCGGTACTCACGGCCCAGAAGATCATCAAGATTCTAGGAAAGAAGGGATTTGTGCTGGACCGGGTGAAGGGAAGTCATCACCTCTTCTATCACCCGGAGACGAAGCGCCAGGTCGTCGTCCCGGTGCACGGGCGGGACCTCCCGACCGGCACGCTCCTGGAGATCCTCAAGCAGGCCGGGATTGAGCGGGAGGAGATTGAGGATCTTTTGTAAAACGTTAACCGGGTATACGGGACAGGTTCAGCGCAGCCTGCGGCCAGCCGAGAAGGCCCCTCTCAAAGATACCGGGCAAAATCCTCAGGATCGATCTTCGCCAGCTTCAGGACACTGCGAAGTGTACCGAGCTTCAACTCGTTGTGCAACGGAACGACCGTACCTACCTTTCCATCGGGCGTCGCCTTCGAAAGGCGAACATGGCTCCCGGATTGCCCGCTTACGACGAATCCGTACTGTTTCGAGAGTATCTTGATCACCGTCTCGCCCGAGGTGGGTTTAAGCCCGGGCACCCTCGGCCACCTCGAACGTTGTGATGATCGGCTTTCTCCCGTCTTCCAGCGGGAATTCCTCTAAGTACAGCTCCGTAGCCTCTTTGAGGTTGGCCACCGCCTCTTCAACCGTCCTGCCCTGGCTGACGGTGCCGACCTCCGGGCACTCCGCGACATACATATCCTCTTCCCTGTAAAGCACGGCCGTGAACGTCCTCATAATCTCACCGATAGAATAGCATCTCTCTTTGTCGTGATAATACTTGACCAACATATCCTGGCCAGCCATCTCGTCTGTTATGAGTGTGCACACGATGCCGCGGGAAAGTCTCTGAAAATTTCTCGAAACGACTATCCGGCGGGTAATTCCTTTAGGGCCTTGCGTGCAGCATCCATCTCGGCTCGCTTTTTGGTGCAACCGATACCCTGCGCAAGTTCTTTCCCGTTAAGACAGACAGCCGCTTTCCACACCTTCTTGTGGTCGGGGCCCTCGGAGAAAGGCTGGTATTTTAATTCCCCCAATGGGTGCCGTTCAACATACTCTTTAAGTCTGCCTGCATAGTTGCCCTCAGGATCGAAGGTCTTGATCTCTTCAGCAAATATGCCAAGGATAACCTCCCGCGCCTTTTCTATCCCTTCAGCATAATAAATTGCTCCAATAAACGCTTCAAATGCATTGGCAGTCATCTTCATCGTCGGCTTCCTGCATCCCCGGAAGCGTATCGCGTCGTCGATCTTGAGATTATTTCTCACGACGACATCTGCCAGATTTGCATTCGCGGTTATTTTCATCCGTTTGTTCATCTCTTTGGGATCATACAGGTTAAAGTCATGCAGATATCCGGCAATTACAAAATCGAGGAGATAATTGCCGAAGAACTCTAATTTCTCATTATCTTCGCAGGGGATGTTCTCCTGTTTCCTCTCGTTGGAGAATGAGCTGTGTGTGAGTGCTGTATCGTAAAGAGCGAGGGAATCTTCGTGAGGTTCTATCCTGAAATACGGACCACGGAGAATATCGAGTATTTTCGCCTTCTGGGACTCTTCCATAGATGTCGATGCACCTATGGCGATTTAACCATTGGTTTTCTGCTCTCCATGCTTCTGCTCCCGGTATCGTCCTTGCCGGTGAGCCCGCGAGCAGGAAGAACCGGTTTTCCGGAGAGAAAAGGCGTGAAGTGATCCGCGAAAAGAGACGTTATTATCGTACCAGGGCTTGCAATGTGGTCGCCTGCGGGTGGCCGAACAATTCCGGATTAGTGATCCTCCCGGCTCCTGCCCCCGATTGGAAATCCCGGGCCGGTCCCCCGGTTTCACATCCTCGCAATAAAGAAACGCATATATGGAGCCTGTCGTTCCGTTCAGGGCCATTGGCTCACCCTTTTAACCCCCGGTTCCCGAGGATGATGCATGCGCCGGGAACCATCCCGGTGCGTGAGGTACAGAACCATGCAGCAGAGAACAGTCGATAGAGAGACCGAACAGAAAACCAGCGGCGGCAGCCCGGACCAGAAGTGTGACCGCACCGTCGGCCAGGCCGCCACTGGTACATCTTCACCGGAAGAGATAAACGTCTCCCCGGTGCCGCTCTTCCTCGTCCCGCGAGCGGTGGCGGACGAGATCCGGCGGCACGGCCGGGCGGTGCGGGAGATCAACGTCCGCCGGACCCGGAACCACCAGTACGCGATCAGCGTCGAGCGGGGGCGGCCATGATCCCGGAGCCGGGCACGCTCAGCCACAGTGCCGGCGGAGCGCTCCGGATCTCCGTCGAGGCGGAGCGCTACCTGATCGAGGCCGGAGATCTCAGGAACCTCCTCTTCTACGGCCGGGTGATCCCGATCACGCAGGCGGCCCCCGGCGGGACCGCCATCAAGGGGCACGCGGCGATGAACGCTTCCGGCAAGGCGGTGATGCTCCATACCCGCGTCGGCTCTTACATCATCCCGCTCGTCAGTTTCCAGCGGGTCGCCCGCGGGGAGGCCGTCTCCGCCCCGCTCTTCCCCCTCGTGCCGGGGGCTGCCTGATGCGCGGTGACGTTCGCCGGGCGATCGAGGTCCTCGCCGGCGGCGGATACATGATGTGATATGGTAGCGCGACGATACCCCTCTCGCGAGAGGATGCCGCGATCGACCGGCATTAGATTCTTCTTCACTCCCGAGAGAATACTCAGAAAGAAATCAGAGGCATACAGAGGGGAGGCATGGCAGTCGGAAAGATCGGCGCTCGGACTCGTTTGGGCGCATCTATAAGAGCAGCAGCATGAACCCCGTCCGCATCTTCATCAGCAGCGTGCAGAAGGAGTTCGCCGACGAGCGGGCGG is a window from the Methanoculleus oceani genome containing:
- a CDS encoding AAA family ATPase codes for the protein MFERFIGGRKKSNNPFDEFNDPYSKLIQAIEDTQYYINRGNTSAAISAFKKAGEKFSESYELITDLINYQIEDGELQIALDSLVNIQDTYSTYYDLAEYFSIDLREYKQLIFAYLEILKGLLLIDMGKHRVAIKAFDNALELDDGNSTAWVWKGQALLALENSQAALGAFEAALRTDWHSADAWAGKGDALLALERADEAIEAYSTALELNDTEAELYFKQLVCLIALERYEDALKSLNEILKFNEDNAVAWYTKYIILDLLGEEQSSLIAQNKALKIDPNVVSDPFIEELNNAINTIEENSEDSPQTDTGYGFSDATVSSSNTERTPTSINPSSDAAVPTNTSDLTVEESKISPKPKKPIPYRKGSGENMGEAPKGFACVAGMEELKERLIRDVIQPLKNPEKYKKFKVSIPNGILFYGPPGCGKTFIVRKLAEELGFTFIEVHHSSIGSSYMHGTAQNIATKFQEAIDHAPTILFFDEIEGMVPKRENLSSSDSHRQEEINEFLTQLNNASKHSVLVIGATNQPDLIDSAIMRSGRMDKRVYIPPPDHDARKALFRNGLTDRPCASDIDLDELARLTENYASSDIALIAEEAARAAVDLDRDEIDMEILLWKVEEIKPSLVKSQIAKYRQFEHLER
- a CDS encoding ribonuclease III family protein, whose amino-acid sequence is MEESQKAKILDILRGPYFRIEPHEDSLALYDTALTHSSFSNERKQENIPCEDNEKLEFFGNYLLDFVIAGYLHDFNLYDPKEMNKRMKITANANLADVVVRNNLKIDDAIRFRGCRKPTMKMTANAFEAFIGAIYYAEGIEKAREVILGIFAEEIKTFDPEGNYAGRLKEYVERHPLGELKYQPFSEGPDHKKVWKAAVCLNGKELAQGIGCTKKRAEMDAARKALKELPAG
- a CDS encoding type II toxin-antitoxin system HicA family toxin — encoded protein: MPGLKPTSGETVIKILSKQYGFVVSGQSGSHVRLSKATPDGKVGTVVPLHNELKLGTLRSVLKLAKIDPEDFARYL
- a CDS encoding type II toxin-antitoxin system HicB family antitoxin, whose translation is MLVKYYHDKERCYSIGEIMRTFTAVLYREEDMYVAECPEVGTVSQGRTVEEAVANLKEATELYLEEFPLEDGRKPIITTFEVAEGARA
- a CDS encoding type II toxin-antitoxin system HicB family antitoxin, with product MYYHEQGCNLMRSLNYRILLRKEPEGGYTVIVPTLPGCVTFGETVDEAIAMAREAIELYIEGMLARGEEIPTEEGLLEYTLTVEAHA
- a CDS encoding type II toxin-antitoxin system HicA family toxin; its protein translation is MPKLPVLTAQKIIKILGKKGFVLDRVKGSHHLFYHPETKRQVVVPVHGRDLPTGTLLEILKQAGIEREEIEDLL